Part of the Pseudomonas baltica genome is shown below.
TCCGGAAGTACCGCCGTTCGAACAACTGGCCGATGCCGAGCTGGTACGGGTTGCCGAGCGCCTCACCGGGCACACCGCAGCCGCAGTGGCCTTTGGGACCGAAGCCCCGTACTTTCAGCGTCTGGGTTGTGAAACGCTGGTATTGGGCCCTGGGGATATAGCCTGTGCGCATCAGCCGGGCGAGTATCTGGAAATGTCACGTTTGCAGCCGACCGTGCGTCTATTGCAACAATTGGTAGAACATTATTGTCTGGCCTCGGTCTCTGAGTAGTGATCGAGCGATCTGCCACTCCAGAGGCCGCCCCTAAAGTGATAGCCCTGTTGACCGTATCTGAAAGGAGCATGCGCGTGTTGCCAAGCCTGTTTCGACGATAACCCACAACACCCAAGTTGCGTTTTCACGTTTCGTCCAATTTTTTACAGGCTCATTTCAGCATGCCCGAGTACGTTAACTGGCTTCGTCACGCCTCGCCCTATATCAATGCCCACCGGGACTGCACCTTTGTGGTGATGCTGCCGGGGGACGGGGTCGACCACCCCAACTTCGGTAATATCGTTCACGACCTGGTCTTGTTGCACAGCCTGGGGGTGCGCCTGGTGCTGGTGCACGGCTCGCGCCCGCAGATCGAAGAGCGCCTGGCCGCAAGGGGTATCACCCCGCACTACCACCACGGGCTGCGCATCACTGACGCGGCCACGCTGGATTGTGTTATCGATGCTGTCGGGTATTTGCGTATCGCCATCGAAGCGCGCCTGTCGATGGACATGGCCTCGTCGCCGATGCAGGGTTCACGCCTGCGCGTGGCGGGCGGCAATCTGGTCACCGCGCGGCCGATCGGCGTGGTCGAGGGGGTGGATTATCACCATACCGGGCTGGTACGCAGGGTCGATCGCAAGGGTATCAACAAGTTGCTCGATGAGCGCTCGATCGTATTGCTGTCGCCGCTGGGCTACTCGCCCACCGGAGAAATTTTCAACATCGCCTGTGAAGACGTCGCGACGCGGGCGGCTATCGACCTGGGTGCCGACAAGCTGTTGCTGTTCGGCGCCGAACCCGGCTTGCTCGACGAACACGGCAAGCTGGTGCGGGAGCTGGGCCCGGCACAGGTGCCGGCGCACCTGTTGCGTCTGGGCAGCGACTATCAAGGCGAGCTGCTGGATGCGGCCGCCGAGGCTTGCAAGGGCGGCGTGGCCCGCAGCCACATCGTCAGCTATGCCGAAAATGGCGCCTTGCTGACCGAGCTGTTCACGCGCGATGGTGGCGGTACGCTGGTGGCGCAGGAGCAGTTCGAGAAGGTCCGCGAGGCCAATATCGAGGACGTGGGCGGATTGATCGAACTGATCAGCCCACTGGAAGAACAGGGGATTCTGGTACGCCGCTCACGCGAGGTACTGGAGCGGGAAATCACCCAATTCAGCGTGGTCGAGCGCGAGGGGATGATCATCGCCTGTGCGGCGCTGTACCCGATTGCGGACTCTCAGGCTGCGGAGCTTGCTTGCCTGGCGGTCAATCCTGAGTACCGCCATGGTGGGCGTGGCGATGAACTGTTGGAGCGCATCGAGGTGCGTGCCAAAGCGCTTGGGATCAATACCCTGTTCGTCCTCACCACCCGCACGGCGCACTGGTTCCGCGAGCGTGGTTTTATTCCTAGTGGTGTCGAGCGTCTGCCTGCTGCCCGGGCGTCGCTGTACAACTATCAGCGTAATTCGAAGATCTTCGAGAAGGCGTTGTAAGGCTCTGCAGTGGCGTCGTTGCCACTGGCCTCTTCGCTGCCCGACGCGCGCCCTTGCTCCCACTGGTGTACGACTCCGGATCGGTTGGCACTGGGAGACGTCAAACCGCATCACGCGGCAGCATCAGATTCAGTGGCAACACCACCCGCGCTTCGAGGCCGCCGCCTGACCGGTTACGTAGCTCCACGTTGCCGCCGTGCATCAGCACGATGCGCTTGACGATGGCCAGGCCCAGGCCCGTGCCTTTGCCGCTGCGGGCCAGATCGCCGCGCGTGAATGGATTGAAAATACCTTCGAGTTCCGCTGGGTCGATGCCGGTGCCACGGTCCAGAACGCTGAGCACGACATACGGCGCGCTTGAGTCCTCGGCCACGTAGGCGGCGACTTCGACGCCGCTGCCCGCATGATGAAGCGCATTGCCGATCAGATTGTTCAGCAGGCGCTTGATCGAAATTCTTCGCAGCGGGAAGGGCGGGATCGTTTCGAGGCACAGCCGCACCCGCTCTTCGGGCTGATTGAATTGGGCGACGGTATGGCGAATGAGGTCGCACAGGTCTACCTCCTCGATCGTCTCGTCGCGGCCATCCCGGATAAACGCCAGGAACTGGTCGAGGATGGCGTCCATGTCTTCGATGTCACGGACCATGTCTTCGCTCAGATCGCTGTCGCCGCTCATCAATTCAAGGGAAAGCCGCAGGCGAGTCAAGGGTGTTCGCAGGTCGTGGGACACGCCGGCCAGCATCAGTTCGCGCTCCCGGGCCGCTTGTTCGACATCCTCGGCCATCTGGTTGAACGAGCGGTATACCTCGGCCATTTCGCTCGGCGTATCGCTGATCGGCAAGCGGACGCTGCGGCCCTGGCCCAGTTGTCTGGCAGCGAACACCAGGCGCTTGAGCGGTTGATTGAGCTGGCGCACGAAGATCCAGGCCGATGCCGTCGACAGCAGTCCGATCGCCAGGAACCAGCCCAGCACGCTCCAGATTTTCTGGCCGCGCAAGGGGTGAGGATACAAGGGTACCTTCAACCAGCCTGGGCCCAGGCTCGGGGCCTGCACCCAGAGCGCGGGCGGAGCATGCACGCGCAGTCGCACTTCGGTATCGTTGCCCAGTTCGGCCTGCATCTGGCGCTGGTAGATTTCGCTGTAGGGCCAGTGTTGTTCGCCTTCGGGCACTCCGCCGCCCACGACCCGGATCAGGCCCGCCGCTTCGGCGATCTGATCGCGATTGGACTCGTCGGCCGCCCAGTACGCGCGCAAGGTCAGGGCCACACCGTGACTGTACTGACGGTCGACCAGCACATCCTCGTTCATCAGCAGGTAGACGAGCGTCAGTGCCTTGGAGAACAGCACGACGATCAGCACCAGCCAGAGCGTGCGCGAGAAGAAACTCTGGGGGAACCACAACGGGGTTTTCATAGGCTTGAGCACATAACTTTGCAGGCGCGAGACGGGCTCGCAACAATGCGGACAGCGGGCCGCCCACAACGCAAAACCCCCGTCTGGGGGTTGGGGTTGCAGGGCGGCCCGCTTCTACAGGTCAGGCTTTACGCCTTGCTTTTGCCGCCGTCCGGTACGAAGACATACCCCACGCCCCAGACCGTCTGGATATACCGCGGCTTGGAAGGGTCCGGTTCGATCATTCGGCGCAGCCGCGAGATCTGCACGTCGATGGAGCGCTCCAGCGCATCCCATTCACGACCGCGTGCCAGATTCATCAGTTTGTCGCGGGTCAGGGGTTCGCGTGCATGCATTACCAGTGCCTTGAGTACAGCAAACTCGCCGGTGGTCAGCATGTGCAATTCATCGCCGCGACGCAGTTCACGAGTGGCCAGGGACAGTTCGTAATCACCGAAAGTGACGGACTCGTCCTCGCTGCCGGGCGCGCCCGGGACTGGGGCGGACTGGCGGCGGAGCACCGCTTTGACCCGTGCCATCAGTTCATCCGGGTTGAATGGCTTGGCCAGGTAATCGTCGGCACCCAGCTCCAGGCCCTTGATGCGGCTCAGCTCGTCGCCTTTGGCGGTCAGCATGATGATCGGAATCTGGTTCTTGGCGGCCCGCAGGCGTCGGCAGGCGGACAGGCCATCTTCGCCGGGCAGCATCAGATCGAGCACGACCAGGTTGAAGACTTCACGGGTCAGCAAACGGTCCATCTGCTCGGCATTGGGCACGGCGCGCGCGCGATAACCCTTGTTGGTGAAAAAACGCTCCAGAAGGCTGCTCAGGCCTGGATCGTCATCGACGATGAGGATTTTGTCGCCTTCAACAGGGAGGACAGTGCTGCTCATGAATAGCTCCTATGATCTCGGCGGCCATTATGGCTTAGCTGCAAGCCACTGTGCCGAGTGCATTGTTAGCAGATTTTTCCTGATCCACCATCCTGACATATCTTGCAGGTAAACCGGCAATCCCCCCAAGGCCTTATGGGTGGTTATAATGCCGGCCGCTAGCGTCAGGCTTCGAGGCCTGGCGAGGATGGTTCGCCCGCTAAAAGCGGGGCTCTGCATTAACAATAGGTCAGGTGGTCTAATGGACAGTATCAACAGCCGCATTGCCGAAGAACTCGGCGTCCGCCCTCAACAGGTCGAAGCGGCCGTGGCGCTACTCGATGAAGGTTCTACCGTGCCGTTCATCGCCCGCTATCGCAAAGAAGTCACCGGCAGCCTCGATGACACGCAATTGCGTCATCTTGAAGAGCGCCTGCGCTACCTGCGCGAACTCGACGAACGGCGTATCAGCATCCTCGCCAGCATCGAGGAGCAAGGCAAGCTGACCCCGGAGCTCGCCCGCGACATCAAGCTGGCCGATACCAAGACCCGTCTTGAAGACCTTTACCTTCCCTATAAGCAGAAACGTCGCACCAAGGGCCAGATTGCTCTTGAAGCGGGCCTCGGCGAGCTT
Proteins encoded:
- the argA gene encoding amino-acid N-acetyltransferase, whose translation is MPEYVNWLRHASPYINAHRDCTFVVMLPGDGVDHPNFGNIVHDLVLLHSLGVRLVLVHGSRPQIEERLAARGITPHYHHGLRITDAATLDCVIDAVGYLRIAIEARLSMDMASSPMQGSRLRVAGGNLVTARPIGVVEGVDYHHTGLVRRVDRKGINKLLDERSIVLLSPLGYSPTGEIFNIACEDVATRAAIDLGADKLLLFGAEPGLLDEHGKLVRELGPAQVPAHLLRLGSDYQGELLDAAAEACKGGVARSHIVSYAENGALLTELFTRDGGGTLVAQEQFEKVREANIEDVGGLIELISPLEEQGILVRRSREVLEREITQFSVVEREGMIIACAALYPIADSQAAELACLAVNPEYRHGGRGDELLERIEVRAKALGINTLFVLTTRTAHWFRERGFIPSGVERLPAARASLYNYQRNSKIFEKAL
- a CDS encoding ATP-binding protein, with amino-acid sequence MKTPLWFPQSFFSRTLWLVLIVVLFSKALTLVYLLMNEDVLVDRQYSHGVALTLRAYWAADESNRDQIAEAAGLIRVVGGGVPEGEQHWPYSEIYQRQMQAELGNDTEVRLRVHAPPALWVQAPSLGPGWLKVPLYPHPLRGQKIWSVLGWFLAIGLLSTASAWIFVRQLNQPLKRLVFAARQLGQGRSVRLPISDTPSEMAEVYRSFNQMAEDVEQAARERELMLAGVSHDLRTPLTRLRLSLELMSGDSDLSEDMVRDIEDMDAILDQFLAFIRDGRDETIEEVDLCDLIRHTVAQFNQPEERVRLCLETIPPFPLRRISIKRLLNNLIGNALHHAGSGVEVAAYVAEDSSAPYVVLSVLDRGTGIDPAELEGIFNPFTRGDLARSGKGTGLGLAIVKRIVLMHGGNVELRNRSGGGLEARVVLPLNLMLPRDAV
- the ompR gene encoding two-component system response regulator OmpR → MSSTVLPVEGDKILIVDDDPGLSSLLERFFTNKGYRARAVPNAEQMDRLLTREVFNLVVLDLMLPGEDGLSACRRLRAAKNQIPIIMLTAKGDELSRIKGLELGADDYLAKPFNPDELMARVKAVLRRQSAPVPGAPGSEDESVTFGDYELSLATRELRRGDELHMLTTGEFAVLKALVMHAREPLTRDKLMNLARGREWDALERSIDVQISRLRRMIEPDPSKPRYIQTVWGVGYVFVPDGGKSKA